From Streptomyces sp. TLI_105, the proteins below share one genomic window:
- a CDS encoding DinB family protein codes for MTTERTDTIPRVDPATTTGEREALEQWLDFHRATLAMKCEGLDDAQLRTPSAPPSDLNLLGLVRHMAEVERGWFRRVLAGEKAEWIYSTEEDRDGDIHVTDEDTYEEAHATWQAEIAHARTLAAGRDLDDLGVGEHRTGETFNLRWIYLHMIEEYARHNGHADLIRERIDGATGD; via the coding sequence ATGACCACCGAACGCACCGACACCATCCCGCGCGTCGACCCGGCCACCACCACGGGCGAGCGCGAGGCGCTGGAGCAGTGGCTCGACTTCCACCGCGCGACCCTCGCGATGAAGTGCGAGGGGCTCGACGACGCCCAGCTGCGCACCCCGTCCGCCCCGCCCTCGGACCTCAACCTCCTTGGCCTGGTCCGGCACATGGCCGAGGTCGAGCGCGGCTGGTTCCGCCGCGTCCTGGCCGGCGAGAAGGCGGAGTGGATCTACTCGACGGAGGAGGACCGCGACGGGGACATCCACGTCACGGACGAGGACACCTACGAGGAGGCCCACGCCACCTGGCAGGCCGAGATCGCCCACGCGCGCACCCTGGCCGCCGGCCGTGACCTCGACGACCTGGGCGTGGGCGAGCACCGCACCGGCGAGACCTTCAACCTCCGGTGGATCTACCTCCACATGATCGAGGAGTACGCCCGCCACAACGGTCACGCGGACCTCATCCGCGAGCGCATCGACGGCGCGACCGGGGACTGA
- a CDS encoding TetR/AcrR family transcriptional regulator: MTRATTRTPAPEPSASRAERIGDAALALLVERGMRGLTHRAVDERAGLPQGSTSNHARTRQALLETAVRRQVQREAEVLTPHELPGPESGGDALVDALALALHRYLTDHRSLLVSRYELALEATRRPELRAFFDSAGSTFHTPLIAMMAAAGSAEPERHALSLIAWSEGLMFSCAAGSFHAAVPSRAELRIGFDELLRGMLGDLA, from the coding sequence ATGACTCGCGCCACCACCCGGACCCCCGCCCCGGAGCCCTCCGCCTCCCGCGCCGAACGGATCGGCGACGCCGCGCTCGCCCTCCTCGTCGAGCGCGGGATGCGGGGCCTGACCCACCGTGCCGTGGACGAACGGGCCGGACTGCCGCAGGGTTCGACGTCCAACCACGCCCGCACCCGCCAGGCCCTCCTGGAGACGGCCGTGCGGCGCCAGGTCCAGCGGGAGGCCGAGGTCCTCACCCCACACGAGCTGCCCGGCCCGGAGAGCGGCGGCGACGCGCTGGTCGACGCGCTCGCCCTCGCCCTGCACCGCTACCTCACCGACCACCGCTCCCTGCTCGTCTCCCGCTACGAGCTGGCCCTGGAGGCCACCCGCCGGCCCGAACTGCGCGCCTTCTTCGACTCGGCCGGCTCCACGTTCCACACCCCGCTGATCGCGATGATGGCGGCGGCCGGTTCCGCGGAGCCCGAACGGCACGCGCTCTCGCTGATCGCCTGGAGCGAGGGCCTGATGTTCTCCTGCGCGGCGGGCTCCTTCCACGCGGCCGTGCCGAGCCGCGCCGAACTGCGCATCGGCTTCGACGAGTTGCTGCGCGGCATGCTCGGAGACCTCGCCTGA
- a CDS encoding FAD-dependent monooxygenase has protein sequence MEQQHRAVVIGAGIGGLTAAVALNRRGWQVTLLERATDLAPVGAGIALAPNAQRALDVLGLGHRVRELSAWQGDGGMRTPGGRWLSRTDAKAAAARFGGPLVLLHRATLVDILTSALPEGVVRTGVTATVTDPGDDHRPARLTVSDAGATDRGEIEAELVIAADGIHSATRRTLFPDHPGPRYSGSTSWRVVVPAPARPFAPHETWGAGRLWGSQPLKDGRVYAYAMAVAPAGAHAPDDEKAELLRLFGDWHHPVPEILAGVTPDRILRHDVHHLPDPLPAFHRGRVALLGDAAHAMMPSLGQGGNQAVEDAVVLAHHARTAPGLVPGRALAAYTADRLPRTTAIVRKAARTGAITMLSARPAVALRAAAVGALSRFGPGLALRGFDGICDWNPPVDPVPPAGEATPPPGRGDDPSA, from the coding sequence ATGGAACAGCAGCACCGTGCCGTCGTCATCGGAGCCGGCATCGGCGGACTCACCGCCGCCGTCGCCCTGAACCGGCGCGGCTGGCAGGTCACCCTCCTCGAACGCGCCACCGACCTCGCCCCCGTGGGCGCCGGCATCGCCCTCGCCCCCAACGCCCAGCGCGCCCTCGACGTCCTCGGCCTCGGCCACCGCGTCCGCGAGCTCTCCGCCTGGCAGGGCGACGGCGGCATGCGCACCCCCGGCGGCCGCTGGCTCTCCCGCACCGACGCCAAGGCCGCCGCCGCCCGCTTCGGCGGCCCCCTCGTCCTCCTCCACCGGGCCACCCTCGTCGACATCCTCACCTCCGCCCTCCCCGAGGGCGTCGTCCGCACCGGCGTGACCGCCACCGTCACCGACCCCGGCGACGACCACCGCCCCGCCCGGCTCACCGTCTCGGACGCCGGGGCCACGGACCGCGGCGAGATCGAGGCCGAGCTCGTCATCGCCGCCGACGGCATCCACTCGGCGACCCGCCGGACCCTCTTCCCCGACCACCCCGGCCCCCGCTACTCCGGCAGCACCAGCTGGCGCGTCGTCGTCCCCGCGCCCGCCCGGCCCTTCGCCCCGCACGAGACCTGGGGCGCCGGCCGGCTGTGGGGCAGCCAGCCCCTCAAGGACGGCCGGGTCTACGCGTACGCCATGGCCGTGGCCCCCGCCGGCGCCCACGCGCCCGACGACGAGAAGGCCGAACTTCTCCGGCTCTTCGGGGACTGGCACCACCCCGTCCCCGAGATCCTCGCCGGCGTCACCCCCGACCGGATCCTGCGGCACGACGTCCACCACCTGCCCGACCCGCTGCCCGCCTTCCACCGGGGCAGGGTCGCCCTCCTCGGCGACGCCGCGCACGCGATGATGCCGAGCCTCGGCCAGGGCGGCAACCAGGCCGTCGAGGACGCCGTCGTCCTCGCCCACCACGCCCGCACCGCCCCCGGCCTCGTGCCGGGCCGCGCGCTCGCCGCGTACACCGCCGACCGGCTGCCGCGCACCACCGCCATCGTCCGCAAGGCCGCCCGCACCGGCGCGATCACCATGCTCTCCGCCCGCCCCGCCGTCGCCCTCCGCGCCGCGGCCGTCGGCGCCCTCTCCCGCTTCGGGCCCGGCCTCGCCCTGCGCGGCTTCGACGGCATCTGCGACTGGAACCCGCCCGTCGACCCCGTCCCTCCGGCCGGGGAGGCGACCCCTCCCCCCGGCCGGGGGGACGACCCGTCCGCGTAA
- a CDS encoding Gfo/Idh/MocA family protein codes for MKVGCIGLGDIAQKAYLPVLGTLPGVELHLQTRTPATLERVADTLHLPADRRHRDLDSLLSAGLDAAFVHASTAAHAEIAGRLIEAGVPTYVDKPLAYEYADSERIVELAEKRSVSLAVGFNRRLAPGYAQCLDHPRDLILLQKNRIGLPEDPRTLVLDDFIHVVDTLRFLLPGEIEHIDVRARIREGLMHHVVLQLSGDGFTAIGMMNRMNGSTEEVLEVSGQDTKRQVLNLAEVVDHKGQPTVRRRGDWVPVARQRGIEQAVLAFLDSVRDGRVLSARDALLTHELCERVVREALTQAS; via the coding sequence GTGAAGGTTGGCTGCATCGGACTCGGCGACATCGCGCAGAAGGCCTACCTCCCCGTCCTCGGCACCCTCCCCGGGGTCGAACTCCACCTCCAGACCCGCACCCCGGCGACCCTGGAGCGGGTGGCCGACACCCTGCACCTGCCCGCCGACCGGCGCCACCGCGACCTCGACTCGCTGCTCTCCGCCGGGCTCGACGCGGCCTTCGTCCACGCCTCCACCGCCGCCCACGCCGAGATCGCCGGCCGGCTGATCGAAGCCGGCGTCCCCACGTACGTCGACAAGCCCCTCGCGTACGAGTACGCCGACTCCGAGCGGATCGTGGAGCTCGCCGAGAAGCGCTCCGTCAGCCTCGCCGTCGGCTTCAACCGGCGCCTCGCCCCCGGCTACGCCCAGTGCCTCGACCACCCGCGCGACCTGATCCTCCTCCAGAAGAACCGCATCGGCCTGCCCGAGGACCCCCGCACCCTCGTCCTCGACGACTTCATCCACGTCGTCGACACCCTGCGCTTCCTGCTGCCCGGCGAGATCGAGCACATCGACGTGCGCGCCCGGATCCGCGAGGGGCTCATGCACCACGTGGTGCTCCAGCTCTCCGGCGACGGGTTCACCGCCATCGGCATGATGAACCGGATGAACGGCTCCACCGAGGAGGTCCTGGAGGTCTCGGGGCAGGACACCAAACGCCAGGTCCTCAACCTCGCCGAGGTCGTCGACCACAAGGGGCAGCCGACCGTGCGCCGCCGCGGCGACTGGGTGCCCGTGGCCCGGCAGCGCGGCATCGAGCAGGCGGTCCTCGCCTTCCTCGACTCGGTGCGGGACGGCCGGGTGCTCAGCGCCAGGGACGCCCTGCTCACCCACGAGCTGTGCGAGCGCGTCGTCCGCGAAGCACTGACCCAGGCCTCCTGA
- a CDS encoding nuclear transport factor 2 family protein: MTQRVDLATVMDRFALDDLVTGYAAAVDEGDWSAYRGLFAPDGRADYRGSGGIEGPAAEVADWLAATLPLFPVRQHLIVNRRVRFREPGGYPETGDRADIGADYVNPMRFATGEDFVCGGRYAFAARRTADGWRLSSVVVDERWRRA, translated from the coding sequence ATGACGCAGCGCGTGGACCTCGCGACCGTGATGGACCGATTCGCCCTCGACGACCTGGTCACCGGCTACGCCGCGGCCGTGGACGAGGGCGACTGGAGCGCCTACCGGGGCCTGTTCGCCCCGGACGGCAGGGCCGACTACCGCGGCTCGGGCGGGATCGAGGGGCCGGCGGCGGAGGTCGCGGACTGGCTCGCCGCGACGCTGCCCCTCTTTCCCGTACGCCAGCACCTCATCGTGAACCGGCGGGTGCGGTTCCGGGAGCCGGGCGGGTACCCGGAGACCGGGGACCGGGCGGACATCGGCGCCGACTACGTCAACCCGATGCGGTTCGCCACCGGCGAGGACTTCGTCTGCGGTGGGCGCTACGCCTTCGCGGCGCGCCGCACCGCCGACGGCTGGCGGCTCTCCTCGGTCGTCGTGGACGAGCGCTGGCGCCGCGCCTGA
- a CDS encoding flavin reductase family protein, producing the protein MRVNIDPDLTDRTSFYRLLTATVVPRPIAWVSTASADGTDNLAPHSFFTISSVAPPVVQFTSVGRKDSLRNVEETGEFVVNLAPEGLFERINATATDFPRGVSEFDACGIEREPSLRVKPPRVAQSPVALECELHSTLRIGDSTVVFGRVVHAAVDESVMVDGHPEMTLMRPLTRLGKNEWGTLGGIEEIARVPYRD; encoded by the coding sequence ATGCGCGTGAACATCGATCCCGACCTGACCGACCGCACCTCCTTCTACCGGCTGCTGACCGCCACCGTCGTGCCCCGGCCGATCGCCTGGGTGTCCACGGCCTCGGCCGACGGCACGGACAACCTCGCCCCGCACTCCTTCTTCACCATCTCCTCGGTGGCGCCGCCGGTCGTGCAGTTCACGTCGGTCGGGCGCAAGGACTCGCTGCGCAACGTGGAGGAGACGGGGGAGTTCGTGGTGAACCTCGCCCCCGAGGGGCTCTTCGAGCGGATCAACGCCACGGCCACCGACTTCCCGCGCGGGGTGAGCGAGTTCGACGCGTGCGGCATCGAGCGGGAGCCGAGCCTGCGGGTGAAGCCGCCGCGGGTCGCCCAGTCGCCGGTGGCCCTGGAGTGCGAGCTGCACAGCACGCTGCGGATCGGCGACTCCACGGTCGTCTTCGGCCGGGTCGTGCACGCGGCGGTCGACGAGTCCGTCATGGTCGACGGCCACCCCGAGATGACCCTGATGCGCCCGCTGACCCGGCTCGGCAAGAACGAGTGGGGCACCCTGGGCGGCATCGAGGAGATCGCCAGGGTGCCCTACCGGGACTGA
- a CDS encoding ricin-type beta-trefoil lectin domain protein, producing the protein MSTAPRTGRRRPVAAAAVLAMSAALLATAPYAAQASPSPRPDPSASPAAPTPSRGSTERPKPTAARTAAEKAKLKARETGKDVQVPELTDEFSTTVVTPQGKLRTERSLEAQRMKGKGGGWVTLDDTLITRADGTVAPKAADSDLVLSGGGTGPLATMTTEDGQQLSVSSPFPGALPKPVLSGNGALFENVAPDTDLKVTATKWGGYATVVILRSPTAATVPAVRNLVFPAETKGLTLAKDKDGNLTAGDGRDTVFRAPAPVMWSAKEARRPAARGGKYADMDASAPIDKANGAVDGLSSPDGPGARATVAKIPVTQAKATGAAGKGRGAIALAPSMDLLDGADTSYPVYIDPAWSRDSRGKQHHAWVMQAWTGTGNFDRSGSNDRDRPGSGYQGWESPNGIERALFEFDVNGYYGSTVNYANLRVNQYISSDWSCSTTYPVNVYRAREFDGSVSWNNHEVREWLDGKWVPGNGTNSACYNDIPVDFNVTGAMRDAIRDTSKPLAFVLRGNEGSGDKMGFKRFSYDATLSTEYDFPPNTPDNLRANPAPRRVVAGDTQACGGVSASSYGWVTDTHTDLISRVSSPNQGQLTEWVDVWDETAGATAHQGWSGFVSNWSEATYSLPVGILQNGHNYAWATHGDDGLLRGPSSTTCHFAVDMTPPVMAFGQFTDPATQYPPAGNGQITNLRLGDTGSIPISASDPSPGAGLRSSGLACVQWGFDPQLVGAQQTCGSPLSVSGISVKPTHWGTNIVYARVLDEAGNSSQTLSYAFYVPWKDGPVAFGDTTGDARPDILIPDNNGNLVTHGRATDGSSTSMQPSGTAATALQAPEVSTGRTWKDYRIAHRGSLDPGRNVDDLFVHREPATVGALGGSDLFAYDNTLSDPGRFTLGTKHTVDKPDCDAAYASSCTGYHNVGTWQYSSQITPTGPSRTTRTPSRKVSDATGLLAVESGKLWFYPVKSNQTLAPPTLVSGSGDWDDKDLMVPGNTLNLSTATTADTAPALWVRNRTSGDIFQYKLATATRTDDLGLTYTVFTGVTAQPATRIGYGITGSAYPRVGSDGDVTDGGAGDDGVPDFWALDTAGTLHSWAATVNAGAVNGFAGYQVRGNTQAPTVQWRLDNKKSVPAGNDATEANIGYAPDTVDGRPATVAVFSDTLKSSLTAPDKVVDTRQSFTVSTWAKMDKPDGVIVSQDTTHGSAFMLWADSGNWRFAVARGDDDGWPYDFNATVTPANAFQAGVWTQLTATYNATTGAMSLYVNGRLASSGFHAAGTSPAPSGKLVMGRYKYQSQPSNWLAGRVSNLAVYQGYTPQATTAGSPIRFAPSPDICVDAPNNNSGNGMHPQLWGCNGSDAQKLSVNANGTLTQQGQCVAVSGNQTTSQSAVIFWQCLGEGGQQWLPRADGSIYNPQSGRCLDVPWANRNWGTVFQLFDCNGTPAQQWNVPTLFTPVLPVNP; encoded by the coding sequence ATGTCCACTGCACCAAGAACCGGGCGACGAAGGCCCGTTGCGGCCGCCGCCGTCCTGGCGATGTCGGCCGCGCTGCTGGCCACCGCGCCCTACGCGGCACAGGCCTCACCCTCGCCGCGGCCCGATCCGTCGGCCTCCCCGGCCGCTCCCACCCCCTCCCGGGGCAGCACCGAGCGCCCGAAGCCGACGGCGGCCCGCACCGCCGCGGAGAAAGCGAAGCTGAAGGCCCGGGAGACCGGCAAGGACGTCCAGGTCCCGGAACTCACCGACGAGTTCAGCACCACCGTCGTCACGCCCCAGGGCAAGCTCCGCACCGAGCGCAGCCTCGAAGCCCAGCGCATGAAGGGCAAGGGCGGAGGCTGGGTCACCCTCGACGACACCCTGATCACCCGCGCGGACGGCACGGTGGCCCCGAAGGCCGCCGACTCCGACCTCGTGCTCTCCGGCGGCGGCACCGGCCCGCTGGCCACCATGACCACCGAGGACGGCCAACAGCTGTCCGTCTCCTCTCCGTTCCCCGGCGCGCTGCCCAAGCCGGTCCTCAGCGGCAACGGCGCCCTCTTCGAGAACGTGGCGCCCGACACCGACCTGAAGGTCACCGCCACCAAGTGGGGCGGCTACGCCACCGTCGTGATCCTGCGCAGCCCGACCGCGGCCACCGTCCCGGCGGTACGGAACCTGGTGTTCCCGGCGGAGACCAAGGGCCTCACCCTCGCCAAGGACAAGGACGGCAACCTCACCGCCGGCGACGGCCGCGACACCGTCTTCCGCGCACCCGCTCCGGTCATGTGGTCCGCGAAGGAGGCCCGACGGCCGGCCGCGCGCGGCGGCAAGTACGCCGACATGGACGCCTCCGCGCCCATCGACAAGGCCAACGGCGCCGTCGACGGACTGAGCAGCCCCGACGGCCCCGGCGCCCGCGCCACCGTCGCCAAGATCCCCGTCACGCAGGCGAAGGCGACCGGCGCGGCCGGCAAGGGCCGCGGCGCCATCGCCCTGGCCCCCAGCATGGACCTGCTCGACGGCGCGGACACCAGCTACCCCGTCTACATCGACCCCGCCTGGTCGCGCGACTCCCGCGGCAAGCAGCACCACGCCTGGGTCATGCAGGCGTGGACCGGCACCGGCAACTTCGACCGCTCCGGCTCCAACGACCGGGACCGCCCCGGCTCGGGCTACCAGGGCTGGGAGTCCCCGAACGGCATCGAGCGCGCCCTGTTCGAGTTCGACGTCAACGGGTACTACGGCTCGACCGTCAACTACGCCAACCTGCGCGTCAACCAGTACATCTCCTCGGACTGGTCCTGCTCCACGACGTACCCCGTGAACGTCTACCGGGCCCGTGAGTTCGACGGCTCGGTCTCCTGGAACAACCACGAGGTCCGGGAGTGGCTGGACGGCAAGTGGGTGCCCGGCAACGGCACCAACTCCGCCTGCTACAACGACATCCCCGTCGACTTCAACGTCACCGGCGCCATGCGGGACGCGATCCGCGACACCAGCAAGCCGCTCGCCTTCGTCCTGCGCGGCAACGAGGGCTCCGGCGACAAGATGGGCTTCAAGCGCTTCAGCTACGACGCCACGCTCAGCACCGAGTACGACTTCCCGCCCAACACCCCGGACAACCTGCGCGCCAACCCGGCCCCGCGCCGCGTCGTCGCCGGCGACACCCAGGCGTGCGGCGGCGTTTCCGCGTCCTCGTACGGCTGGGTCACCGACACCCACACCGACCTGATCTCCCGGGTCAGCAGCCCCAACCAGGGCCAGCTCACCGAGTGGGTCGACGTCTGGGACGAGACCGCGGGCGCGACCGCGCACCAGGGCTGGTCCGGCTTCGTGTCGAACTGGTCGGAGGCCACCTACTCCCTGCCGGTCGGCATCCTGCAGAACGGCCACAACTACGCCTGGGCCACCCACGGCGACGACGGCCTGCTGCGCGGCCCTTCCAGCACCACCTGCCACTTCGCCGTCGACATGACCCCGCCGGTCATGGCCTTCGGCCAGTTCACCGACCCCGCCACCCAGTACCCGCCGGCCGGCAACGGCCAGATCACCAATCTGCGCCTCGGCGACACCGGCTCCATCCCGATCTCCGCGTCCGACCCGAGCCCCGGCGCCGGACTGCGCTCCTCGGGCCTGGCCTGCGTCCAGTGGGGCTTCGACCCGCAGCTGGTCGGCGCCCAGCAGACCTGCGGCAGCCCCCTCTCGGTGAGCGGCATCAGCGTCAAGCCCACCCACTGGGGCACCAACATCGTCTACGCCCGGGTCCTCGACGAGGCGGGCAACTCCTCCCAGACCCTTTCGTACGCCTTCTACGTGCCGTGGAAGGACGGCCCGGTCGCCTTCGGCGACACCACCGGTGACGCCCGGCCCGACATCCTGATCCCGGACAACAACGGCAACCTGGTCACCCACGGACGCGCCACCGACGGCAGCAGCACCAGCATGCAGCCCAGCGGCACCGCCGCGACCGCCCTCCAGGCGCCCGAGGTGTCCACCGGCCGCACCTGGAAGGACTACCGGATCGCGCACCGCGGCTCGCTCGACCCGGGCCGCAACGTCGACGACCTGTTCGTCCACCGCGAGCCCGCCACGGTCGGCGCTCTCGGCGGCAGCGACCTGTTCGCCTACGACAACACGCTGTCCGACCCGGGCCGCTTCACCCTCGGCACCAAGCACACCGTGGACAAGCCGGACTGCGACGCGGCGTACGCGAGCTCCTGCACCGGCTACCACAACGTCGGGACCTGGCAGTACTCCAGCCAGATCACCCCGACCGGCCCGTCCCGCACCACGCGCACGCCGAGCCGCAAGGTGTCCGACGCGACCGGTCTGCTCGCCGTCGAGTCCGGCAAGCTGTGGTTCTACCCGGTCAAGTCCAACCAGACGCTCGCCCCGCCGACCCTGGTGTCCGGCAGCGGCGACTGGGACGACAAGGACCTGATGGTCCCGGGCAACACCCTGAACCTGTCCACCGCCACCACGGCGGACACCGCCCCGGCCCTGTGGGTGCGCAACCGCACCAGCGGCGACATCTTCCAGTACAAGCTCGCCACCGCCACCCGCACCGACGACCTCGGTCTCACGTACACCGTGTTCACCGGCGTCACGGCGCAGCCCGCGACCCGCATCGGTTACGGCATCACCGGCTCCGCGTACCCGCGCGTCGGCTCCGACGGCGACGTCACCGACGGCGGCGCCGGCGACGACGGAGTGCCGGACTTCTGGGCCCTCGACACGGCCGGCACGCTGCACTCCTGGGCGGCCACGGTGAACGCGGGCGCGGTGAACGGCTTCGCCGGCTACCAGGTGCGCGGCAACACCCAGGCACCGACCGTGCAGTGGCGCCTGGACAACAAGAAGTCCGTCCCGGCCGGCAACGACGCCACCGAGGCGAACATCGGCTACGCCCCCGACACGGTCGACGGCCGCCCGGCCACCGTCGCGGTCTTCAGCGACACCCTGAAGTCGAGCCTCACCGCACCGGACAAGGTCGTCGACACCCGGCAGAGCTTCACGGTCAGCACCTGGGCGAAGATGGACAAGCCCGACGGCGTGATCGTCAGCCAGGACACGACCCACGGCAGCGCGTTCATGCTGTGGGCGGACTCGGGCAACTGGCGCTTCGCCGTCGCCCGCGGTGACGACGACGGCTGGCCGTACGACTTCAACGCCACGGTCACCCCGGCCAACGCGTTCCAGGCCGGCGTCTGGACCCAGCTGACGGCGACGTACAACGCCACCACCGGTGCCATGAGCCTGTACGTCAACGGCCGGCTCGCTTCCAGCGGCTTCCACGCGGCGGGCACCAGCCCGGCGCCGAGCGGCAAGCTGGTCATGGGCCGCTACAAGTACCAGAGCCAGCCCAGCAACTGGCTGGCCGGCCGGGTCAGCAACCTCGCCGTCTACCAGGGCTACACCCCGCAGGCCACCACGGCCGGCAGCCCGATCCGCTTCGCCCCCTCCCCGGACATCTGCGTGGACGCGCCGAACAACAACAGCGGCAACGGCATGCATCCCCAGCTGTGGGGCTGCAACGGCTCCGACGCGCAGAAGCTCAGCGTGAACGCCAACGGCACGCTGACCCAGCAGGGCCAGTGCGTCGCCGTCAGCGGAAACCAGACCACGTCGCAGAGCGCCGTGATCTTCTGGCAGTGCCTGGGCGAGGGCGGCCAGCAGTGGCTGCCGCGTGCCGACGGCTCGATCTACAACCCGCAGTCGGGCCGCTGCCTCGACGTGCCGTGGGCCAACCGCAACTGGGGCACCGTGTTCCAGCTGTTCGACTGCAACGGCACCCCGGCGCAGCAGTGGAACGTGCCCACGCTCTTCACCCCCGTGCTGCCGGTCAACCCGTAG